In the Pseudomonas sp. ADAK2 genome, one interval contains:
- a CDS encoding OprD family porin: MNKKPIALGLTSATLGLSLAFSPFAEADFLKDSKADLEFRNFYFNSDYRQDGASQSKRDEWAQGLILNYQSGFTEGPVGFGVDAIGLLGLKLDSSPDRQNTGLLPVGSDKAPDSYSRMGATAKARISKSVLKVGTLIPSLPTVLPNDGRLLPQTFRGAQLSSLDIDGLTFDAGRLTSNTLRNVSGHDDIEVDGKGIKGAVPSDKFDFASANYKWTKDLATGYHYAHLEDNYTQNIFNLVHTLPLGKSQSFKTDLRYADSSKDGNTNIDNQAFGARFTYSIQGHSFGTAYQRMKGTTGFPHLDGTDSYLVNYVMISPDFANPEEKSWQVRYDYDFAALGLPGLTFMTRYLKGDNFERTKGVEGTEWERNTDIGYVFQSGALKNLGVKWRNGTYRSNEKGNDIDQNRFIVSYTLTLL; this comes from the coding sequence ATGAATAAAAAACCTATCGCCCTGGGGCTGACGTCGGCCACCTTGGGTTTGTCGCTCGCCTTTTCTCCTTTCGCTGAAGCTGACTTTCTTAAAGACAGTAAGGCCGACCTCGAATTTCGCAATTTCTACTTCAACAGTGATTACCGCCAGGACGGTGCCAGTCAGTCCAAGCGGGATGAATGGGCCCAAGGGCTGATTCTCAACTACCAATCGGGTTTTACCGAAGGGCCAGTGGGGTTTGGTGTCGATGCCATTGGTTTGCTGGGTTTGAAGCTGGATTCCAGCCCTGATCGGCAAAATACCGGTCTGTTACCCGTGGGTAGCGACAAGGCGCCGGACAGTTACAGCCGCATGGGCGCGACGGCCAAGGCGCGGATTTCCAAGAGTGTGTTGAAGGTCGGGACGTTGATCCCGTCGCTGCCGACCGTGCTGCCCAACGACGGACGCCTGTTGCCGCAAACCTTTCGTGGTGCGCAGTTGAGCAGTTTGGACATTGACGGTCTGACCTTCGACGCCGGGCGCCTGACCAGCAATACCTTGCGTAACGTCAGCGGTCACGATGACATCGAGGTCGATGGCAAAGGCATCAAGGGCGCGGTGCCCAGCGATAAATTCGACTTCGCGAGTGCCAACTACAAGTGGACCAAGGACCTCGCCACCGGCTACCACTACGCGCATCTGGAGGACAACTACACGCAGAACATCTTCAACCTGGTGCACACCTTGCCGCTGGGCAAGTCGCAGTCGTTCAAGACCGATTTGCGCTACGCCGACTCCAGTAAGGACGGCAACACCAACATCGATAACCAGGCTTTTGGTGCGCGGTTCACCTACAGCATTCAGGGACACTCGTTCGGCACGGCCTATCAGCGCATGAAAGGCACGACTGGCTTTCCGCACCTCGATGGCACCGATTCCTACCTCGTCAACTACGTGATGATCTCGCCGGACTTCGCCAACCCCGAGGAAAAGTCCTGGCAGGTTCGCTACGACTACGACTTCGCCGCCCTCGGCCTGCCCGGGCTGACGTTCATGACGCGCTACCTCAAGGGCGACAACTTCGAACGCACCAAAGGCGTGGAAGGCACCGAGTGGGAGCGCAACACCGACATCGGCTACGTGTTCCAGAGCGGCGCGCTGAAGAACCTCGGCGTGAAATGGCGCAACGGCACGTACCGCAGCAACGAGAAGGGCAATGACATCGATCAGAACCGGTTCATCGTCAGCTACACCCTGACCCTGTTGTAA
- a CDS encoding argininosuccinate lyase, with amino-acid sequence MFTQKKLIHLAVVFTLFSSYGAYAADTGELPCKTTEQCAAQAAKVGASVDTSQASHKAKGDPTQTQFAWLNRINKASIVMLTEEGIVKPDMGRKIAGGVRYAIDQGAQPGGVRPSDVLQLEKIMTDKIGPEASLIHSGRSRQDMLATFRLAKLRSQVLAYSEALNATRQRILSLAEKNVDTLVPAYTNGVQAMPISYAHYLLAFEAAFDRDGQRIRELYVRLNQSPMGTAVLANSAYPLNRERLAELLGFDGVRENSLDSSQVSTYDIPIEAANLAASSAIRVGAMIGDIHTQYHQIRPWLLLDEESTYTSSAMPQKRNPGLLMRTRESASDVVGLSQTVTLRAHNVTTGMTDYKFAFDSLGLFHATGEMFESLDAVLDALQINPQRALEELESEWSTSMELADTLERQFKVPFRIGHSFASLIVTEARSNGTTPKTFPYADAQKLYRQAADKFKWTPNTLPLDEAQFRTALSPTNMVKTRKGTGGPQPEEVKRMLVEARKTLDGDQQWLVERRAKLKGAEDNLDKAFSKLADAKN; translated from the coding sequence ATGTTCACCCAGAAAAAACTCATCCACCTCGCCGTGGTCTTCACCCTGTTCAGCAGTTACGGCGCCTACGCTGCGGACACCGGCGAATTGCCCTGCAAGACCACCGAACAGTGCGCGGCCCAGGCGGCGAAAGTCGGCGCCTCGGTGGACACCTCGCAGGCGTCGCACAAGGCCAAGGGCGATCCGACTCAAACCCAGTTCGCCTGGCTGAACCGCATCAACAAGGCATCGATTGTGATGCTCACCGAGGAAGGCATCGTCAAGCCTGACATGGGGCGCAAGATTGCTGGCGGCGTGCGTTACGCCATCGATCAGGGCGCGCAGCCCGGCGGCGTGCGTCCCAGCGATGTGCTGCAACTGGAAAAAATCATGACCGACAAGATCGGTCCCGAGGCGTCGCTGATCCACTCCGGCCGTAGTCGTCAGGACATGCTGGCGACGTTCCGCCTGGCCAAATTGCGCTCACAGGTGTTGGCCTACAGCGAGGCGTTGAACGCTACCCGCCAACGCATCCTGAGCCTGGCGGAAAAGAACGTCGACACCCTGGTGCCGGCCTATACCAACGGCGTGCAGGCCATGCCGATCAGTTATGCGCATTATTTGCTGGCGTTCGAAGCCGCGTTTGATCGCGATGGCCAACGCATCCGCGAACTCTACGTGCGCCTTAACCAGAGCCCGATGGGCACCGCCGTGCTGGCGAACTCCGCTTACCCGCTGAACCGCGAGCGTCTGGCCGAGTTGCTGGGGTTTGATGGCGTGCGGGAAAACTCCCTGGATTCGAGCCAGGTCTCGACCTATGACATTCCGATTGAAGCGGCGAACCTGGCGGCGTCCTCGGCGATTCGGGTGGGCGCGATGATTGGCGACATCCACACCCAATATCATCAGATTCGCCCGTGGCTGCTGCTGGATGAAGAGTCCACCTACACCAGCAGCGCGATGCCGCAAAAACGCAATCCGGGCTTGCTGATGCGCACCCGTGAATCGGCCTCGGATGTCGTAGGGCTGTCGCAGACCGTTACTTTGCGCGCGCATAACGTCACCACCGGCATGACCGACTACAAGTTCGCCTTCGATTCGTTGGGGCTGTTCCACGCCACGGGCGAGATGTTCGAGAGCCTGGATGCGGTGCTCGATGCGCTGCAAATCAATCCGCAGCGCGCCCTGGAAGAACTGGAGTCGGAGTGGAGTACTTCAATGGAACTGGCCGACACCCTGGAGCGGCAATTCAAGGTGCCGTTCCGTATTGGTCATAGCTTCGCGTCGCTAATCGTCACCGAAGCGCGCAGCAACGGCACCACGCCGAAGACGTTCCCGTATGCCGATGCGCAGAAGCTGTATCGCCAGGCGGCGGACAAGTTCAAGTGGACGCCTAACACCTTGCCGCTGGATGAGGCGCAATTCCGGACGGCGTTGTCGCCGACCAATATGGTCAAAACCCGCAAAGGCACGGGCGGCCCGCAACCGGAAGAGGTCAAGCGGATGCTGGTCGAGGCGCGCAAAACCCTGGATGGCGATCAGCAGTGGTTGGTGGAGCGTCGGGCAAAACTGAAAGGTGCTGAAGACAATCTGGACAAGGCATTCAGCAAGTTGGCGGATGCCAAAAACTAG
- a CDS encoding cation:dicarboxylate symporter family transporter has translation MPFIHAKNGTLPILIAIACGMTLGLVYPEVAIDMKLLSDTFIKTLGLLMPFLLFVLVSTGIAGLNREHKHPNVIYRVVLYFQLMSIAALVFGMATGLLFNLNHAAVFAAAPTPEKLLHELSWMAISSSIYDVLTQSLLLQVMLLAVICGLLLKRGGAFSDRCQGWLETGVQMMFLLLRILLKFAPLAAFGAMAFVVGKYGLSSVMPLLKFIVVIYLACGLFVVVVFATITRMVGVKLSRLIIYLKEELLLVTFTGSSVAALPGLIGKLEALGCDSQLVRLILTTGYTFNLSGTNLYLTTALMFLAQLAGVDITAPQLLEVLLICLFTSLGATSVAGSALFTLIATLSILQLVPLEGVGLLLGVERLMKCRSLTNVLGNGVACLAICGWQNSIDREALNREFADLK, from the coding sequence ATGCCGTTCATTCATGCCAAAAATGGAACCCTGCCTATATTGATTGCCATTGCCTGTGGCATGACGCTGGGTCTGGTTTATCCAGAAGTGGCAATTGATATGAAACTGCTCAGCGACACCTTCATAAAAACCCTCGGCTTATTGATGCCGTTCCTGCTATTTGTCTTGGTTTCTACCGGTATTGCCGGCCTCAATCGTGAACACAAACACCCCAATGTGATCTACCGCGTCGTGCTGTATTTTCAGCTGATGTCCATCGCCGCGCTGGTGTTTGGAATGGCGACGGGTTTGCTGTTCAACCTTAATCACGCAGCCGTTTTTGCCGCTGCGCCCACACCGGAAAAACTGCTTCACGAGCTATCGTGGATGGCCATTTCGTCCAGTATTTACGATGTTTTGACCCAAAGCCTGTTATTGCAGGTGATGTTGCTTGCGGTGATTTGCGGGCTGTTGCTCAAGCGTGGCGGGGCCTTCAGCGACCGATGCCAGGGTTGGCTTGAAACCGGCGTACAGATGATGTTCCTGCTGTTGCGGATCCTCTTGAAATTCGCGCCGTTGGCGGCATTTGGCGCCATGGCTTTTGTCGTCGGCAAATATGGCCTGAGTTCGGTCATGCCGCTGCTTAAATTTATTGTGGTTATTTATCTGGCGTGTGGATTATTTGTCGTCGTGGTATTCGCCACCATCACCCGAATGGTGGGCGTTAAATTATCAAGACTGATTATTTACTTAAAGGAAGAGTTACTGTTAGTAACGTTCACCGGCTCGTCGGTGGCCGCACTTCCAGGACTTATCGGCAAACTTGAGGCATTGGGTTGCGACAGCCAATTAGTGCGCCTGATATTGACCACCGGTTACACCTTTAACTTGTCCGGCACCAATCTTTACCTGACCACCGCGCTGATGTTTCTTGCCCAATTGGCCGGGGTGGATATCACCGCGCCGCAACTCCTGGAGGTGCTGTTGATTTGTTTGTTTACCTCCCTCGGCGCGACCAGTGTCGCCGGTTCTGCATTGTTTACCCTGATCGCGACCTTGAGCATTCTGCAACTGGTGCCACTGGAAGGCGTGGGGTTGCTGCTGGGCGTGGAGCGGTTGATGAAGTGCCGGTCGCTGACCAATGTGCTGGGTAACGGCGTGGCGTGTCTGGCGATATGCGGATGGCAAAACTCCATCGATCGTGAGGCCTTGAACCGTGAATTTGCCGACCTGAAGTAG
- a CDS encoding LysR substrate-binding domain-containing protein, which translates to MELRHLRYFIIVAEERHITRAAERLNMQQPPLSQQIRALERELGFELFKRHPKGVDLTAGGLVFLDEARAILARVEQGSLKASRAAQGIEGTLVIGFTSSAAAHPLIPRIIRAYREQYPGVELSIKEGSAREVTEDTTEKRIDIGILRAPVSAPESLTFHRLLNEEMLLALPIGHPLLKGAEPKISMIELKDERFILVRRPGAPGMYANLIKACQNAGFEPNIAFEVERMLTNVSLVAAGEGISVVPASMRDVHRESVVYCRIRDAQPRLLAPITLVQRAFNPSAPLQNFIGLARELAGVYRKA; encoded by the coding sequence ATGGAACTTCGCCATTTACGTTATTTCATCATAGTGGCCGAAGAGCGACATATCACCCGCGCCGCCGAGCGCCTGAATATGCAGCAGCCGCCCCTCAGCCAACAGATACGTGCATTGGAACGAGAGTTGGGTTTCGAGTTGTTCAAACGTCATCCCAAGGGCGTTGATCTGACCGCTGGCGGGCTGGTGTTCCTCGATGAAGCGCGGGCGATTCTGGCTCGTGTCGAGCAAGGTTCCCTCAAGGCCTCCCGCGCAGCGCAGGGGATTGAAGGTACGTTGGTCATTGGTTTCACCAGTTCTGCCGCCGCGCACCCGCTGATCCCTCGGATCATTCGCGCCTACCGCGAGCAATACCCCGGCGTGGAACTGTCGATCAAGGAAGGGAGCGCCCGTGAAGTCACCGAAGACACCACCGAAAAACGCATCGACATCGGCATCCTTCGTGCACCGGTCAGCGCCCCCGAAAGCCTGACCTTCCACCGCCTGCTCAACGAGGAAATGCTCCTGGCCTTGCCGATTGGGCACCCGTTGCTCAAAGGGGCCGAACCCAAGATCAGCATGATTGAACTCAAGGATGAACGCTTCATCCTCGTCCGCCGCCCCGGCGCGCCGGGCATGTACGCCAACCTGATCAAGGCCTGCCAGAACGCCGGCTTCGAGCCGAATATTGCCTTTGAAGTGGAGCGGATGCTGACCAACGTCAGTTTGGTTGCCGCCGGTGAAGGCATCTCGGTGGTGCCCGCGTCGATGCGCGACGTACACCGCGAATCCGTGGTGTATTGCCGCATCCGCGACGCGCAGCCGAGGTTGTTGGCGCCCATTACATTGGTACAGCGCGCATTCAATCCCTCGGCGCCGTTGCAGAATTTTATTGGTTTGGCTCGGGAGCTGGCCGGGGTTTATCGAAAGGCATGA
- a CDS encoding AAA family ATPase, with product MAANQSPLELESSTLEEIVEALSLGRSITLPEGAESFLFGAEDARIAFRFYASRRDLWAQQKQISSTEIDQLLQALETPKAAVPKEQPAASALKRPRWRITQIRAHRFAGLHRHCGTDGQAPDPLSLELDRDVTCVWGFNGAGKTAFQSAIMWCLTGQAHRSQHKPSFVHQPITVELMQAPDEENPGRDEIAKSIALPPIVPLPSAEDLTALQDKPAVDTWVELTLREHSGQEVVVRRELKLGPRGTVTTPVSGIEQLGLPQWAIEAGTLMPAIATTMRFDEKTTFADAIAQLTGLRPLQDLGKRSERLAKRLTGEENDKAKEDESAALLRFLTSKRTLGEAWTMQVEALGDLPDLMSPDQESEEKSCKAAVESSINHLEELRQQGQNDIDEILAGSVRLETKEQVEAFINILATAKERLAAVALGSLPSVETLKRLGEIQDADRAVVIAKLEELRERALDQVARQKKKEETARWQLYAIVSQWHRRHHPEEPFSDCPVCGSDLTQVPPDALLDTAVLGALEASALAHTDATKTLQDWQQAAASELLEALPASLRPFVDIRSRATLLEIYRGAYLSELLKDPAFSTQLRSLKQNAEKVWNHSVQAHPLPVLPDSQIIELPQELRSTSLANRFANLQAALSLALHRQLSEDQIKLVTQRYFGNGSFSRAKATDDQIEMAMCPLRHQVIALQQAVTSADPIIALLRQMNEIEVIRQSWVKARKQHRLVRRAAAAIKEFARLPGLVHHQVEGLITVLDERTTAWLKVIYRPHYVGGPAYIGLDPARAQGVGLYAGLGSVRVHAHEVMNSSHLRACVWAFVFSLWERIRERAGVLEVLLLDDPQTYFDPINTENLAAAIPKLVEAGMALIITSNDNRFIAAVKSRLPKTSLASPSWTMLQISPISSSRYTAAFTPAVEEVLERRAVWLEDESDVAKAQEFVERVRLHIENRLWDLLASDPILIYKPTLADLIAHISSARNGGEQPFNEIPFERLLKCKSLRPGSTFYSIINNAHHNLRDVTPFDAGEVSGAFDEVDRFIRSCSASYARFMGRLTREDEDFFFASSPPAPVPIHLNESPIRVLGDFSARTHSDAVAVEGEFTTISLSDLGEIALYAIRGSSLGALALPGQTVAVSLSEEAKNGDPVIALCGNTVLARRYHSDQRDPSKLTLACDQSGTERVAPAVTLSKNKVRILPIVGIFYGNTPREGDQEARCVDTCSILDKPLLAARIIEDSGYPVVRNGDLVLLESVELSSESLLDPMKGDVVAIMAAQHGEQFAYLKRVGSSIQGTGLRIFENVGTFGDSLAVSCSDGNYGAIDCLQLQSMWRVHGVIRARLPGH from the coding sequence ATGGCAGCGAATCAGTCACCTCTGGAACTGGAATCCAGCACTCTCGAAGAAATTGTCGAGGCGCTGTCGTTGGGTCGATCCATTACGCTGCCTGAGGGCGCTGAAAGCTTTCTTTTCGGCGCCGAAGATGCCCGAATAGCATTTCGCTTCTACGCGTCTAGGCGAGATCTTTGGGCCCAACAAAAGCAAATCTCCAGTACCGAAATAGACCAGTTGCTCCAAGCACTGGAAACGCCTAAGGCCGCCGTGCCTAAAGAACAGCCTGCAGCTTCCGCGCTCAAGCGCCCTCGGTGGCGCATCACGCAGATCAGAGCACATAGGTTTGCGGGCTTACACCGTCATTGCGGTACTGATGGTCAGGCACCGGACCCTCTTTCGCTAGAACTCGACCGTGATGTCACCTGCGTGTGGGGATTCAATGGCGCCGGAAAAACGGCCTTTCAAAGCGCGATCATGTGGTGTCTGACTGGTCAGGCACATCGCTCCCAGCACAAACCGTCGTTTGTGCATCAGCCGATAACCGTTGAACTGATGCAGGCGCCGGACGAGGAGAATCCGGGCCGGGATGAAATCGCCAAATCCATCGCTCTGCCCCCGATAGTCCCACTTCCTTCTGCCGAAGATTTAACAGCGCTGCAGGATAAGCCCGCAGTTGATACCTGGGTTGAGCTGACCCTGAGGGAGCACTCCGGGCAAGAGGTCGTGGTGCGACGAGAGCTCAAGCTAGGTCCCAGAGGAACTGTCACCACCCCAGTGAGCGGCATCGAGCAGCTAGGCCTCCCTCAATGGGCAATTGAAGCGGGTACCTTGATGCCCGCGATCGCGACCACTATGCGCTTCGACGAGAAAACCACGTTTGCTGATGCGATTGCTCAGCTGACTGGACTGAGGCCGTTGCAAGATCTTGGCAAGCGTTCCGAACGACTGGCCAAACGCTTAACGGGTGAAGAAAACGACAAGGCCAAAGAGGATGAAAGTGCCGCGCTTCTGCGATTTTTGACCAGCAAACGCACATTGGGTGAAGCATGGACAATGCAGGTGGAGGCGCTTGGTGACTTACCCGACCTCATGTCCCCCGATCAGGAAAGCGAAGAAAAAAGCTGTAAAGCGGCAGTCGAATCGTCGATAAACCATCTGGAGGAACTTCGCCAGCAAGGACAGAACGACATAGATGAGATTCTCGCGGGCTCAGTCCGGTTGGAAACGAAGGAACAAGTGGAGGCTTTCATAAACATCCTCGCGACGGCGAAAGAGCGTCTCGCGGCTGTGGCACTTGGATCGCTGCCATCTGTCGAAACACTCAAACGGCTAGGCGAAATCCAAGACGCCGACAGAGCAGTTGTGATTGCGAAGCTCGAAGAGCTAAGGGAAAGAGCACTTGATCAGGTTGCACGACAGAAGAAAAAGGAGGAAACCGCACGATGGCAGCTGTACGCCATAGTTTCCCAGTGGCATCGCCGTCATCACCCTGAAGAACCGTTCAGCGATTGCCCGGTATGCGGTTCAGATCTTACCCAAGTACCTCCCGATGCTTTGCTGGACACGGCGGTGCTCGGTGCGCTGGAAGCTAGCGCGCTCGCACATACGGACGCCACGAAGACACTTCAAGACTGGCAGCAAGCCGCTGCAAGCGAGCTGCTGGAGGCGCTTCCTGCCTCGCTTCGCCCGTTCGTTGACATTAGATCACGTGCAACGCTGTTGGAGATCTATCGGGGTGCGTATCTAAGTGAGCTGTTGAAGGATCCAGCCTTTAGCACCCAGTTACGTTCGCTGAAACAAAATGCTGAGAAGGTGTGGAACCATTCGGTGCAAGCGCATCCTCTACCTGTGCTGCCCGACTCCCAGATAATCGAATTACCGCAGGAACTTCGATCTACCTCTCTAGCCAACAGGTTTGCCAATCTGCAGGCGGCGTTATCGCTAGCGCTACATCGTCAGCTCAGTGAGGATCAGATTAAGCTCGTCACGCAGCGTTATTTTGGTAACGGCTCGTTCAGCCGAGCCAAGGCCACTGACGACCAGATTGAAATGGCCATGTGCCCGTTAAGGCACCAAGTGATTGCACTGCAGCAAGCCGTTACGTCCGCCGACCCTATCATCGCGCTTTTGCGCCAGATGAATGAGATCGAAGTGATTCGGCAAAGCTGGGTGAAAGCTCGCAAGCAGCATCGATTGGTACGTCGAGCCGCCGCCGCGATCAAGGAGTTCGCACGACTGCCTGGGCTCGTTCATCACCAGGTAGAGGGCCTGATAACGGTACTAGATGAAAGGACGACTGCGTGGTTGAAAGTCATTTACAGGCCGCACTACGTCGGAGGGCCAGCGTATATCGGTCTGGATCCAGCTAGAGCCCAAGGTGTTGGTCTGTACGCTGGCCTCGGATCTGTTCGAGTGCACGCTCATGAGGTGATGAACTCCTCGCATCTTCGCGCTTGTGTCTGGGCGTTTGTCTTCAGTTTGTGGGAGCGTATTCGTGAACGTGCCGGGGTGCTTGAGGTGCTTCTGCTGGACGATCCGCAAACCTATTTCGATCCGATCAATACCGAGAACCTGGCTGCCGCTATACCGAAACTCGTCGAGGCAGGCATGGCTCTGATCATCACCTCAAATGACAACCGGTTTATCGCGGCCGTAAAAAGCCGATTGCCAAAAACTTCTTTGGCTTCTCCATCCTGGACGATGCTGCAAATCAGCCCCATCTCTTCCTCTCGGTATACGGCTGCGTTCACCCCAGCCGTCGAGGAGGTGTTGGAGCGGCGCGCCGTATGGCTTGAAGACGAATCGGATGTTGCCAAGGCGCAGGAGTTCGTCGAGCGAGTACGCCTTCATATTGAGAACCGGTTGTGGGACTTGCTGGCTTCAGATCCGATCCTCATCTACAAGCCTACTCTTGCGGACCTAATCGCCCACATCAGTAGTGCCCGCAATGGCGGTGAGCAGCCATTCAATGAAATACCGTTTGAACGCCTGCTAAAGTGCAAATCACTGCGCCCAGGTTCAACGTTCTATTCAATCATCAATAACGCGCATCACAACCTGCGTGACGTCACCCCATTTGATGCGGGCGAAGTGAGCGGCGCTTTTGATGAAGTCGATCGATTTATTCGCAGCTGCAGTGCGTCATATGCCCGTTTTATGGGCCGGCTCACCCGTGAGGACGAAGACTTCTTTTTTGCGTCTTCGCCCCCTGCACCCGTACCGATCCATCTCAACGAGAGTCCGATTCGAGTTCTCGGCGACTTTAGCGCTCGCACACATTCGGATGCGGTTGCCGTAGAGGGTGAGTTCACCACAATTTCACTCTCAGACTTGGGTGAAATTGCCCTTTATGCCATCCGAGGTTCCAGTCTGGGGGCATTGGCATTGCCGGGCCAGACGGTAGCCGTTTCGCTGAGCGAAGAAGCCAAAAACGGTGACCCTGTTATTGCTCTCTGTGGGAACACTGTCTTGGCTCGTCGATATCACTCCGACCAGAGAGATCCTTCGAAACTGACTTTGGCGTGCGACCAGTCCGGCACAGAAAGAGTGGCGCCTGCCGTGACGTTGTCAAAAAATAAGGTTCGGATACTTCCTATAGTCGGCATTTTCTACGGCAACACACCGCGAGAGGGAGATCAGGAAGCTCGCTGCGTCGATACCTGTTCGATACTGGACAAGCCGCTTCTCGCCGCACGCATCATTGAGGACAGTGGCTACCCAGTCGTCAGAAACGGCGATCTCGTCTTGCTGGAGTCTGTTGAGCTATCGAGTGAGTCACTCCTGGATCCGATGAAGGGTGACGTCGTAGCGATCATGGCCGCGCAGCACGGCGAGCAATTCGCCTATTTGAAACGGGTCGGGTCTTCCATTCAGGGCACTGGTCTACGCATTTTCGAGAACGTGGGTACCTTCGGCGACTCACTGGCGGTGTCCTGTTCTGACGGGAACTACGGGGCAATTGATTGTTTACAGCTGCAGAGTATGTGGCGCGTTCACGGGGTTATCAGAGCAAGGCTGCCAGGGCACTAG
- a CDS encoding retron Ec67 family RNA-directed DNA polymerase/endonuclease: MSKLAILRSAQGLHDLAELLAYEPKKLSYVIYKMPNRYTKFTIPKSSGGTRSIAAPREELKALQVKVSKLLQLCIHNMNADLNITTSLSHGFTKGHSIMTNADLHRKKRYVFNIDIENFFGSIHRGRVFGFLTKNKSFSLNPKVARALAQIACHDDALPQGAPSSPVFSNLIGHLIDVRLVELASKLGCSYSRYADDITFSTNKKTFPKEIALVSPSNEWVASPTLIKIVSKCGFALNENKTRMQYQESRQSVTGLTVNRKINSPAVYRHQARAMAHSLFNTGSFSVPDKDPKVKAKIPGTINQLGGMLSYIYMVNTFNRSKIVENSAIRDEDIKLSAMEKVHADFAFYKHFYGNQKITILCEGKTDNIYLQCAIKSLAKKYTILAKLNADGKAVLNVNFFKYTDLTHRLLGLYGGTGDIGELIKRYVSCCGKYKNHPFKHPTIIVVDNDEGSQKIFTALKVVTGNKYMIGSGKAQNLDKSLDFYYVAQNLYVVFTPLKMSGDDTMMEDFFTSDTLNTIVDGQRFSVVHKAPNQLVYSKHTFSQKVVKANQKTINFLGFTPVLDRIQKAAKHFYSLP; this comes from the coding sequence TTGTCTAAACTAGCCATTCTTCGATCCGCGCAGGGACTTCATGACCTTGCAGAGCTGCTTGCATACGAGCCCAAAAAACTATCGTATGTAATCTACAAAATGCCCAATCGGTATACGAAATTTACCATACCGAAAAGTTCTGGCGGTACGCGTTCAATTGCAGCTCCAAGGGAAGAATTGAAAGCTCTACAAGTCAAAGTTTCAAAATTATTACAGCTGTGCATTCACAACATGAATGCCGATCTCAACATAACAACCTCGCTTTCGCACGGCTTTACAAAAGGTCATTCCATAATGACCAATGCAGACCTCCATAGAAAAAAAAGATATGTTTTTAACATAGATATAGAGAATTTTTTTGGTTCAATTCACAGAGGTCGCGTGTTCGGCTTTCTTACCAAGAATAAAAGCTTCTCGCTTAATCCAAAAGTGGCGCGTGCTTTAGCTCAAATTGCATGTCACGATGACGCCTTACCTCAAGGAGCGCCATCCTCCCCTGTATTTTCAAATTTAATCGGCCACCTCATTGACGTGCGTCTTGTAGAATTAGCTTCAAAACTAGGCTGTTCATATTCAAGATATGCAGACGACATTACATTTTCGACTAATAAAAAAACATTCCCAAAAGAAATTGCACTTGTATCGCCATCAAACGAGTGGGTGGCCAGCCCTACACTTATAAAAATCGTATCGAAGTGTGGCTTCGCACTAAATGAAAATAAAACTAGAATGCAGTACCAGGAGTCTAGACAGTCTGTAACGGGACTAACGGTGAACAGAAAAATAAATTCGCCTGCAGTATATCGGCATCAAGCTAGAGCCATGGCGCACAGCTTATTTAATACTGGTTCATTTTCTGTTCCCGATAAAGACCCAAAAGTTAAAGCCAAAATTCCAGGCACCATAAATCAGCTCGGTGGAATGCTAAGCTATATATATATGGTAAATACATTCAACAGGTCAAAAATTGTTGAAAACAGCGCGATACGAGATGAGGATATTAAGCTTAGCGCGATGGAGAAGGTTCACGCCGACTTTGCATTCTACAAACATTTCTATGGAAACCAAAAAATAACAATACTTTGCGAGGGGAAAACAGACAATATCTACCTGCAGTGCGCAATTAAAAGCCTTGCAAAAAAATATACCATTCTTGCAAAACTCAATGCCGACGGCAAAGCTGTATTGAATGTTAACTTCTTTAAATACACCGATCTCACTCATAGATTGCTCGGTCTCTATGGAGGTACCGGAGATATTGGAGAATTAATAAAGCGTTACGTAAGCTGTTGTGGGAAATATAAAAATCATCCGTTCAAACATCCTACAATTATTGTGGTAGATAACGATGAAGGCTCCCAGAAAATATTTACGGCGCTCAAAGTTGTAACTGGGAACAAATACATGATCGGTTCAGGGAAGGCGCAAAATCTCGACAAGTCTCTCGATTTCTACTACGTCGCCCAGAATCTGTATGTAGTTTTCACTCCGTTAAAAATGTCGGGTGATGACACAATGATGGAGGATTTTTTTACCTCGGATACCCTAAATACAATCGTAGATGGGCAACGATTCTCCGTAGTTCATAAAGCACCTAACCAACTTGTTTATAGTAAACATACCTTTTCACAAAAAGTGGTAAAGGCTAACCAGAAAACCATAAATTTCTTAGGGTTCACCCCTGTTCTAGATCGAATTCAGAAAGCCGCTAAACACTTCTACTCACTACCATAA